Proteins from a single region of Drosophila biarmipes strain raj3 chromosome 3R, RU_DBia_V1.1, whole genome shotgun sequence:
- the LOC108023212 gene encoding fasciclin-1 isoform X5 — protein sequence MLNAAALLLALLCAANAAAAADLADKLRDDSELSQGFVESLRRYVRFYSLLESNQIANSTLSLRSCTIFVPTNEAFQRYKSKTAHVLYHITTEAYTQKRLPNTVSSDMAGNPPLFITKNSNGDIFVNNARIIPSLSVETNNDGKRQIMHIIDEVLEPLTVKAGHSDTPSNPNALKFLQKAEEFNVDNIGVRTYRTQVTMAKKESVYDAAGQHTFLVPVDEGFKLTARSSLVDAKVIDGHVIPNTVIFTAAAQHDDPKTSAAFEDLLKVTVSFFKQKNGKMYVKSNTIVGDAKHREGVVLAEIVKANIPVSNGVVHLIHRPLMIIDTTVTQFLQENAENGALRKFYEVIMDNGGAVLDDINSLSEVTILAPSNEAWNSSNINNVLRDRNKMRQILNMHIIKDRLNVDKIRQKNANLIAQVPTVNNNTFLYFNVRGEGTDTVITVEGGGVNATVIQADVAQTNGFVHIIDHVLGVPYTTVLGKLESDPMMSDTYKMGKFSHFNDQLNNTQRRFTYFVPRDKGWQKTELDYPSAHKKLFMQDFAYHSKSILERHLAISDKEYTMKDLVKFSQESGSVVLPTFRDSLSIRVEEEAGHLHDEYASHEWTGYVIIWNYKKINVYRPDVECTNGIIHVIDYPLLEEKDVVVAGG from the exons atGCTGAACGCCGCAGCGCTGCTTTTGGCGCTGCTCTGCGCCGCGaacgcagccgccgccgccgattTGGCGGACAAATTGCGCGATGACTCGGAACTCTCTCAG GGCTTTGTCGAATCCTTGAGGAGGTATGTTAGG TTCTACAGCCTGCTGGAGAGCAATCAAATTGCCAACTCGACGCTTTCGCTGCGCAGTTGCACGATCTTTGTGCCCACCAATGAAGCCTTCCAGCGCTACAAGAGCAAAACCGCCCATGTGCTCTATCACATTA CCACTGAGGCGTACACCCAGAAACGACTGCCGAATACCGTGTCATCGGACATGGCCGGCAATCCGCCGCTGTTCATCACAAAGAACTCGAACGGCGACATCTTTGTGAACAATGCCCGGATCATACCCTCGCTCAGTGTGGAGACGAACAACGATGGCAAGCGGCAG ATCATGCACATCATCGACGAGGTGCTGGAGCCGCTCACCGTCAAGGCTGGCCATTCGGACACCCCCAGCAACCCGAATGCTCTCAAGTTCCTGCAGAAGGCCGAGGAGTTCAATGTGGACAACATCGGTGTGCGCACGTACCGCACGCAGGTGACGATGGCCAAGAAGGAGTCGGTCTATGATGCCGCCGGACAGCACACCTTCCTGGTGCCCGTCGATGAGGGCTTCAAG CTAACGGCTCGCAGCAGCCTGGTGGACGCCAAGGTCATCGATGGCCATGTGATACCCAACACTGTCATCTTCACTGCCGCTGCCCAGCACGACGACCCCAAGACTTCCGCCGCCTTTGAGGATTTGCTCAAGGTCACCGTCAGTTTCTTCAAGCAGAAGAACGGCAAAA TGTACGTCAAGTCCAACACCATTGTGGGTGATGCCAAGCACCGCGAGGGAGTGGTCCTGGCCGAGATTGTCAAGGCCAACATCCCAGTGAGCAACGGAGTGGTCCATCTGATCCACCGTCCGCTGATGATCATCGATACGACGGTCACCCAGTTTCTGCAG GAGAATGCTGAGAACGGAGCTCTGCGAAAGTTCTACGAAGTTATCATGGACAATGGAGGAGCAGTTTTGGACGACATCAACAGCTTGTCGGAAGTGACTATTTTGGCACCCAGCAATGAGGCTTGGAACTCTTCCAATATCAACAATGTTCTGCG AGACCGCAACAAGATGAGGCAAATCTTGAACATGCACATCATCAAGGACCGCTTGAATGTGGATAAGATCAGGCAGAAGAATGCCAATTTG ATTGCTCAGGTGCCCACTGTCAACAACAACACCTTCCTGTACTTCAACGTCCGTGGTGAGGGAACGGATACCGTGATCACCGTTGAGGGAGGCGGCGTCAATGCCACCGTTATCCAGGCTGATGTGGCCCAGACCAATGGCTTTGTCCACATTATCGACCACGTCCTGGGCGTGCCTTACACAACAGTTCTTGGCAAACTCGAGTCCGATCCCATGATGAG TGACACCTACAAGATGGGCAAGTTCTCGCACTTCAACGACCAGCTTAACAACACACAACGCCGCTTCACCTACTTTGTGCCCAGGGACAAGGGCTGGCAGAAGACCGAGCTGGACTACCCATCGGCCCACAAGAAGCTCTTCATGCAAGACTTTGCCTATCAT TCCAAGTCAATCCTGGAGCGTCATTTGGCCATTTCGGATAAGGAGTACACCATGAAGGATCTGGTAAAGTTCTCGCAGGAATCGGGCAGCGTTGTCCTACCCACGTTCCGCGACTCCCTGAGCATTCgggtggaggaggaggctgGAC ATCTCCATGATGAGTATGCTAGTCACGAATGGACTG GCTATGTGATCATCTGGAACTACAAGAAGATCAACGTGTACCGGCCAGATGTGGAGTGCACCAACGGAATCATCCACGTCATCGACTATCCGCTCCTGGAGGAGAAGGATGTGGTCGTGGCCGGAG
- the LOC108023212 gene encoding fasciclin-1 isoform X1: MLNAAALLLALLCAANAAAAADLADKLRDDSELSQGFVESLRRYVRFYSLLESNQIANSTLSLRSCTIFVPTNEAFQRYKSKTAHVLYHITTEAYTQKRLPNTVSSDMAGNPPLFITKNSNGDIFVNNARIIPSLSVETNNDGKRQIMHIIDEVLEPLTVKAGHSDTPSNPNALKFLQKAEEFNVDNIGVRTYRTQVTMAKKESVYDAAGQHTFLVPVDEGFKLTARSSLVDAKVIDGHVIPNTVIFTAAAQHDDPKTSAAFEDLLKVTVSFFKQKNGKMYVKSNTIVGDAKHREGVVLAEIVKANIPVSNGVVHLIHRPLMIIDTTVTQFLQENAENGALRKFYEVIMDNGGAVLDDINSLSEVTILAPSNEAWNSSNINNVLRDRNKMRQILNMHIIKDRLNVDKIRQKNANLIAQVPTVNNNTFLYFNVRGEGTDTVITVEGGGVNATVIQADVAQTNGFVHIIDHVLGVPYTTVLGKLESDPMMSDTYKMGKFSHFNDQLNNTQRRFTYFVPRDKGWQKTELDYPSAHKKLFMQDFAYHSKSILERHLAISDKEYTMKDLVKFSQESGSVVLPTFRDSLSIRVEEEAGHLHDEYASHEWTGYVIIWNYKKINVYRPDVECTNGIIHVIDYPLLEEKDVVVAGGSYLPESSICIILANLIMITVAKFLN; the protein is encoded by the exons atGCTGAACGCCGCAGCGCTGCTTTTGGCGCTGCTCTGCGCCGCGaacgcagccgccgccgccgattTGGCGGACAAATTGCGCGATGACTCGGAACTCTCTCAG GGCTTTGTCGAATCCTTGAGGAGGTATGTTAGG TTCTACAGCCTGCTGGAGAGCAATCAAATTGCCAACTCGACGCTTTCGCTGCGCAGTTGCACGATCTTTGTGCCCACCAATGAAGCCTTCCAGCGCTACAAGAGCAAAACCGCCCATGTGCTCTATCACATTA CCACTGAGGCGTACACCCAGAAACGACTGCCGAATACCGTGTCATCGGACATGGCCGGCAATCCGCCGCTGTTCATCACAAAGAACTCGAACGGCGACATCTTTGTGAACAATGCCCGGATCATACCCTCGCTCAGTGTGGAGACGAACAACGATGGCAAGCGGCAG ATCATGCACATCATCGACGAGGTGCTGGAGCCGCTCACCGTCAAGGCTGGCCATTCGGACACCCCCAGCAACCCGAATGCTCTCAAGTTCCTGCAGAAGGCCGAGGAGTTCAATGTGGACAACATCGGTGTGCGCACGTACCGCACGCAGGTGACGATGGCCAAGAAGGAGTCGGTCTATGATGCCGCCGGACAGCACACCTTCCTGGTGCCCGTCGATGAGGGCTTCAAG CTAACGGCTCGCAGCAGCCTGGTGGACGCCAAGGTCATCGATGGCCATGTGATACCCAACACTGTCATCTTCACTGCCGCTGCCCAGCACGACGACCCCAAGACTTCCGCCGCCTTTGAGGATTTGCTCAAGGTCACCGTCAGTTTCTTCAAGCAGAAGAACGGCAAAA TGTACGTCAAGTCCAACACCATTGTGGGTGATGCCAAGCACCGCGAGGGAGTGGTCCTGGCCGAGATTGTCAAGGCCAACATCCCAGTGAGCAACGGAGTGGTCCATCTGATCCACCGTCCGCTGATGATCATCGATACGACGGTCACCCAGTTTCTGCAG GAGAATGCTGAGAACGGAGCTCTGCGAAAGTTCTACGAAGTTATCATGGACAATGGAGGAGCAGTTTTGGACGACATCAACAGCTTGTCGGAAGTGACTATTTTGGCACCCAGCAATGAGGCTTGGAACTCTTCCAATATCAACAATGTTCTGCG AGACCGCAACAAGATGAGGCAAATCTTGAACATGCACATCATCAAGGACCGCTTGAATGTGGATAAGATCAGGCAGAAGAATGCCAATTTG ATTGCTCAGGTGCCCACTGTCAACAACAACACCTTCCTGTACTTCAACGTCCGTGGTGAGGGAACGGATACCGTGATCACCGTTGAGGGAGGCGGCGTCAATGCCACCGTTATCCAGGCTGATGTGGCCCAGACCAATGGCTTTGTCCACATTATCGACCACGTCCTGGGCGTGCCTTACACAACAGTTCTTGGCAAACTCGAGTCCGATCCCATGATGAG TGACACCTACAAGATGGGCAAGTTCTCGCACTTCAACGACCAGCTTAACAACACACAACGCCGCTTCACCTACTTTGTGCCCAGGGACAAGGGCTGGCAGAAGACCGAGCTGGACTACCCATCGGCCCACAAGAAGCTCTTCATGCAAGACTTTGCCTATCAT TCCAAGTCAATCCTGGAGCGTCATTTGGCCATTTCGGATAAGGAGTACACCATGAAGGATCTGGTAAAGTTCTCGCAGGAATCGGGCAGCGTTGTCCTACCCACGTTCCGCGACTCCCTGAGCATTCgggtggaggaggaggctgGAC ATCTCCATGATGAGTATGCTAGTCACGAATGGACTG GCTATGTGATCATCTGGAACTACAAGAAGATCAACGTGTACCGGCCAGATGTGGAGTGCACCAACGGAATCATCCACGTCATCGACTATCCGCTCCTGGAGGAGAAGGATGTGGTCGTGGCCGGAGGTAGTTATTTGCCAGAATCAAGCATTTGCATCATCTTGGCCAACCTCATAATGATAACAGTAGCAAAGTTCTTGAACTAA
- the LOC108023212 gene encoding fasciclin-1 isoform X3, with protein MLNAAALLLALLCAANAAAAADLADKLRDDSELSQGFVESLRRYVRFYSLLESNQIANSTLSLRSCTIFVPTNEAFQRYKSKTAHVLYHITTEAYTQKRLPNTVSSDMAGNPPLFITKNSNGDIFVNNARIIPSLSVETNNDGKRQIMHIIDEVLEPLTVKAGHSDTPSNPNALKFLQKAEEFNVDNIGVRTYRTQVTMAKKESVYDAAGQHTFLVPVDEGFKLTARSSLVDAKVIDGHVIPNTVIFTAAAQHDDPKTSAAFEDLLKVTVSFFKQKNGKMYVKSNTIVGDAKHREGVVLAEIVKANIPVSNGVVHLIHRPLMIIDTTVTQFLQENAENGALRKFYEVIMDNGGAVLDDINSLSEVTILAPSNEAWNSSNINNVLRDRNKMRQILNMHIIKDRLNVDKIRQKNANLIAQVPTVNNNTFLYFNVRGEGTDTVITVEGGGVNATVIQADVAQTNGFVHIIDHVLGVPYTTVLGKLESDPMMSDTYKMGKFSHFNDQLNNTQRRFTYFVPRDKGWQKTELDYPSAHKKLFMQDFAYHSKSILERHLAISDKEYTMKDLVKFSQESGSVVLPTFRDSLSIRVEEEAGRYVIIWNYKKINVYRPDVECTNGIIHVIDYPLLEEKDVVVAGGSYLPESSICIILANLIMITVAKFLN; from the exons atGCTGAACGCCGCAGCGCTGCTTTTGGCGCTGCTCTGCGCCGCGaacgcagccgccgccgccgattTGGCGGACAAATTGCGCGATGACTCGGAACTCTCTCAG GGCTTTGTCGAATCCTTGAGGAGGTATGTTAGG TTCTACAGCCTGCTGGAGAGCAATCAAATTGCCAACTCGACGCTTTCGCTGCGCAGTTGCACGATCTTTGTGCCCACCAATGAAGCCTTCCAGCGCTACAAGAGCAAAACCGCCCATGTGCTCTATCACATTA CCACTGAGGCGTACACCCAGAAACGACTGCCGAATACCGTGTCATCGGACATGGCCGGCAATCCGCCGCTGTTCATCACAAAGAACTCGAACGGCGACATCTTTGTGAACAATGCCCGGATCATACCCTCGCTCAGTGTGGAGACGAACAACGATGGCAAGCGGCAG ATCATGCACATCATCGACGAGGTGCTGGAGCCGCTCACCGTCAAGGCTGGCCATTCGGACACCCCCAGCAACCCGAATGCTCTCAAGTTCCTGCAGAAGGCCGAGGAGTTCAATGTGGACAACATCGGTGTGCGCACGTACCGCACGCAGGTGACGATGGCCAAGAAGGAGTCGGTCTATGATGCCGCCGGACAGCACACCTTCCTGGTGCCCGTCGATGAGGGCTTCAAG CTAACGGCTCGCAGCAGCCTGGTGGACGCCAAGGTCATCGATGGCCATGTGATACCCAACACTGTCATCTTCACTGCCGCTGCCCAGCACGACGACCCCAAGACTTCCGCCGCCTTTGAGGATTTGCTCAAGGTCACCGTCAGTTTCTTCAAGCAGAAGAACGGCAAAA TGTACGTCAAGTCCAACACCATTGTGGGTGATGCCAAGCACCGCGAGGGAGTGGTCCTGGCCGAGATTGTCAAGGCCAACATCCCAGTGAGCAACGGAGTGGTCCATCTGATCCACCGTCCGCTGATGATCATCGATACGACGGTCACCCAGTTTCTGCAG GAGAATGCTGAGAACGGAGCTCTGCGAAAGTTCTACGAAGTTATCATGGACAATGGAGGAGCAGTTTTGGACGACATCAACAGCTTGTCGGAAGTGACTATTTTGGCACCCAGCAATGAGGCTTGGAACTCTTCCAATATCAACAATGTTCTGCG AGACCGCAACAAGATGAGGCAAATCTTGAACATGCACATCATCAAGGACCGCTTGAATGTGGATAAGATCAGGCAGAAGAATGCCAATTTG ATTGCTCAGGTGCCCACTGTCAACAACAACACCTTCCTGTACTTCAACGTCCGTGGTGAGGGAACGGATACCGTGATCACCGTTGAGGGAGGCGGCGTCAATGCCACCGTTATCCAGGCTGATGTGGCCCAGACCAATGGCTTTGTCCACATTATCGACCACGTCCTGGGCGTGCCTTACACAACAGTTCTTGGCAAACTCGAGTCCGATCCCATGATGAG TGACACCTACAAGATGGGCAAGTTCTCGCACTTCAACGACCAGCTTAACAACACACAACGCCGCTTCACCTACTTTGTGCCCAGGGACAAGGGCTGGCAGAAGACCGAGCTGGACTACCCATCGGCCCACAAGAAGCTCTTCATGCAAGACTTTGCCTATCAT TCCAAGTCAATCCTGGAGCGTCATTTGGCCATTTCGGATAAGGAGTACACCATGAAGGATCTGGTAAAGTTCTCGCAGGAATCGGGCAGCGTTGTCCTACCCACGTTCCGCGACTCCCTGAGCATTCgggtggaggaggaggctgGAC GCTATGTGATCATCTGGAACTACAAGAAGATCAACGTGTACCGGCCAGATGTGGAGTGCACCAACGGAATCATCCACGTCATCGACTATCCGCTCCTGGAGGAGAAGGATGTGGTCGTGGCCGGAGGTAGTTATTTGCCAGAATCAAGCATTTGCATCATCTTGGCCAACCTCATAATGATAACAGTAGCAAAGTTCTTGAACTAA
- the LOC108023212 gene encoding fasciclin-1 isoform X2 encodes MLNAAALLLALLCAANAAAAADLADKLRDDSELSQFYSLLESNQIANSTLSLRSCTIFVPTNEAFQRYKSKTAHVLYHITTEAYTQKRLPNTVSSDMAGNPPLFITKNSNGDIFVNNARIIPSLSVETNNDGKRQIMHIIDEVLEPLTVKAGHSDTPSNPNALKFLQKAEEFNVDNIGVRTYRTQVTMAKKESVYDAAGQHTFLVPVDEGFKLTARSSLVDAKVIDGHVIPNTVIFTAAAQHDDPKTSAAFEDLLKVTVSFFKQKNGKMYVKSNTIVGDAKHREGVVLAEIVKANIPVSNGVVHLIHRPLMIIDTTVTQFLQENAENGALRKFYEVIMDNGGAVLDDINSLSEVTILAPSNEAWNSSNINNVLRDRNKMRQILNMHIIKDRLNVDKIRQKNANLIAQVPTVNNNTFLYFNVRGEGTDTVITVEGGGVNATVIQADVAQTNGFVHIIDHVLGVPYTTVLGKLESDPMMSDTYKMGKFSHFNDQLNNTQRRFTYFVPRDKGWQKTELDYPSAHKKLFMQDFAYHSKSILERHLAISDKEYTMKDLVKFSQESGSVVLPTFRDSLSIRVEEEAGHLHDEYASHEWTGYVIIWNYKKINVYRPDVECTNGIIHVIDYPLLEEKDVVVAGGSYLPESSICIILANLIMITVAKFLN; translated from the exons atGCTGAACGCCGCAGCGCTGCTTTTGGCGCTGCTCTGCGCCGCGaacgcagccgccgccgccgattTGGCGGACAAATTGCGCGATGACTCGGAACTCTCTCAG TTCTACAGCCTGCTGGAGAGCAATCAAATTGCCAACTCGACGCTTTCGCTGCGCAGTTGCACGATCTTTGTGCCCACCAATGAAGCCTTCCAGCGCTACAAGAGCAAAACCGCCCATGTGCTCTATCACATTA CCACTGAGGCGTACACCCAGAAACGACTGCCGAATACCGTGTCATCGGACATGGCCGGCAATCCGCCGCTGTTCATCACAAAGAACTCGAACGGCGACATCTTTGTGAACAATGCCCGGATCATACCCTCGCTCAGTGTGGAGACGAACAACGATGGCAAGCGGCAG ATCATGCACATCATCGACGAGGTGCTGGAGCCGCTCACCGTCAAGGCTGGCCATTCGGACACCCCCAGCAACCCGAATGCTCTCAAGTTCCTGCAGAAGGCCGAGGAGTTCAATGTGGACAACATCGGTGTGCGCACGTACCGCACGCAGGTGACGATGGCCAAGAAGGAGTCGGTCTATGATGCCGCCGGACAGCACACCTTCCTGGTGCCCGTCGATGAGGGCTTCAAG CTAACGGCTCGCAGCAGCCTGGTGGACGCCAAGGTCATCGATGGCCATGTGATACCCAACACTGTCATCTTCACTGCCGCTGCCCAGCACGACGACCCCAAGACTTCCGCCGCCTTTGAGGATTTGCTCAAGGTCACCGTCAGTTTCTTCAAGCAGAAGAACGGCAAAA TGTACGTCAAGTCCAACACCATTGTGGGTGATGCCAAGCACCGCGAGGGAGTGGTCCTGGCCGAGATTGTCAAGGCCAACATCCCAGTGAGCAACGGAGTGGTCCATCTGATCCACCGTCCGCTGATGATCATCGATACGACGGTCACCCAGTTTCTGCAG GAGAATGCTGAGAACGGAGCTCTGCGAAAGTTCTACGAAGTTATCATGGACAATGGAGGAGCAGTTTTGGACGACATCAACAGCTTGTCGGAAGTGACTATTTTGGCACCCAGCAATGAGGCTTGGAACTCTTCCAATATCAACAATGTTCTGCG AGACCGCAACAAGATGAGGCAAATCTTGAACATGCACATCATCAAGGACCGCTTGAATGTGGATAAGATCAGGCAGAAGAATGCCAATTTG ATTGCTCAGGTGCCCACTGTCAACAACAACACCTTCCTGTACTTCAACGTCCGTGGTGAGGGAACGGATACCGTGATCACCGTTGAGGGAGGCGGCGTCAATGCCACCGTTATCCAGGCTGATGTGGCCCAGACCAATGGCTTTGTCCACATTATCGACCACGTCCTGGGCGTGCCTTACACAACAGTTCTTGGCAAACTCGAGTCCGATCCCATGATGAG TGACACCTACAAGATGGGCAAGTTCTCGCACTTCAACGACCAGCTTAACAACACACAACGCCGCTTCACCTACTTTGTGCCCAGGGACAAGGGCTGGCAGAAGACCGAGCTGGACTACCCATCGGCCCACAAGAAGCTCTTCATGCAAGACTTTGCCTATCAT TCCAAGTCAATCCTGGAGCGTCATTTGGCCATTTCGGATAAGGAGTACACCATGAAGGATCTGGTAAAGTTCTCGCAGGAATCGGGCAGCGTTGTCCTACCCACGTTCCGCGACTCCCTGAGCATTCgggtggaggaggaggctgGAC ATCTCCATGATGAGTATGCTAGTCACGAATGGACTG GCTATGTGATCATCTGGAACTACAAGAAGATCAACGTGTACCGGCCAGATGTGGAGTGCACCAACGGAATCATCCACGTCATCGACTATCCGCTCCTGGAGGAGAAGGATGTGGTCGTGGCCGGAGGTAGTTATTTGCCAGAATCAAGCATTTGCATCATCTTGGCCAACCTCATAATGATAACAGTAGCAAAGTTCTTGAACTAA
- the LOC108023212 gene encoding fasciclin-1 isoform X4 encodes MLNAAALLLALLCAANAAAAADLADKLRDDSELSQFYSLLESNQIANSTLSLRSCTIFVPTNEAFQRYKSKTAHVLYHITTEAYTQKRLPNTVSSDMAGNPPLFITKNSNGDIFVNNARIIPSLSVETNNDGKRQIMHIIDEVLEPLTVKAGHSDTPSNPNALKFLQKAEEFNVDNIGVRTYRTQVTMAKKESVYDAAGQHTFLVPVDEGFKLTARSSLVDAKVIDGHVIPNTVIFTAAAQHDDPKTSAAFEDLLKVTVSFFKQKNGKMYVKSNTIVGDAKHREGVVLAEIVKANIPVSNGVVHLIHRPLMIIDTTVTQFLQENAENGALRKFYEVIMDNGGAVLDDINSLSEVTILAPSNEAWNSSNINNVLRDRNKMRQILNMHIIKDRLNVDKIRQKNANLIAQVPTVNNNTFLYFNVRGEGTDTVITVEGGGVNATVIQADVAQTNGFVHIIDHVLGVPYTTVLGKLESDPMMSDTYKMGKFSHFNDQLNNTQRRFTYFVPRDKGWQKTELDYPSAHKKLFMQDFAYHSKSILERHLAISDKEYTMKDLVKFSQESGSVVLPTFRDSLSIRVEEEAGRYVIIWNYKKINVYRPDVECTNGIIHVIDYPLLEEKDVVVAGGSYLPESSICIILANLIMITVAKFLN; translated from the exons atGCTGAACGCCGCAGCGCTGCTTTTGGCGCTGCTCTGCGCCGCGaacgcagccgccgccgccgattTGGCGGACAAATTGCGCGATGACTCGGAACTCTCTCAG TTCTACAGCCTGCTGGAGAGCAATCAAATTGCCAACTCGACGCTTTCGCTGCGCAGTTGCACGATCTTTGTGCCCACCAATGAAGCCTTCCAGCGCTACAAGAGCAAAACCGCCCATGTGCTCTATCACATTA CCACTGAGGCGTACACCCAGAAACGACTGCCGAATACCGTGTCATCGGACATGGCCGGCAATCCGCCGCTGTTCATCACAAAGAACTCGAACGGCGACATCTTTGTGAACAATGCCCGGATCATACCCTCGCTCAGTGTGGAGACGAACAACGATGGCAAGCGGCAG ATCATGCACATCATCGACGAGGTGCTGGAGCCGCTCACCGTCAAGGCTGGCCATTCGGACACCCCCAGCAACCCGAATGCTCTCAAGTTCCTGCAGAAGGCCGAGGAGTTCAATGTGGACAACATCGGTGTGCGCACGTACCGCACGCAGGTGACGATGGCCAAGAAGGAGTCGGTCTATGATGCCGCCGGACAGCACACCTTCCTGGTGCCCGTCGATGAGGGCTTCAAG CTAACGGCTCGCAGCAGCCTGGTGGACGCCAAGGTCATCGATGGCCATGTGATACCCAACACTGTCATCTTCACTGCCGCTGCCCAGCACGACGACCCCAAGACTTCCGCCGCCTTTGAGGATTTGCTCAAGGTCACCGTCAGTTTCTTCAAGCAGAAGAACGGCAAAA TGTACGTCAAGTCCAACACCATTGTGGGTGATGCCAAGCACCGCGAGGGAGTGGTCCTGGCCGAGATTGTCAAGGCCAACATCCCAGTGAGCAACGGAGTGGTCCATCTGATCCACCGTCCGCTGATGATCATCGATACGACGGTCACCCAGTTTCTGCAG GAGAATGCTGAGAACGGAGCTCTGCGAAAGTTCTACGAAGTTATCATGGACAATGGAGGAGCAGTTTTGGACGACATCAACAGCTTGTCGGAAGTGACTATTTTGGCACCCAGCAATGAGGCTTGGAACTCTTCCAATATCAACAATGTTCTGCG AGACCGCAACAAGATGAGGCAAATCTTGAACATGCACATCATCAAGGACCGCTTGAATGTGGATAAGATCAGGCAGAAGAATGCCAATTTG ATTGCTCAGGTGCCCACTGTCAACAACAACACCTTCCTGTACTTCAACGTCCGTGGTGAGGGAACGGATACCGTGATCACCGTTGAGGGAGGCGGCGTCAATGCCACCGTTATCCAGGCTGATGTGGCCCAGACCAATGGCTTTGTCCACATTATCGACCACGTCCTGGGCGTGCCTTACACAACAGTTCTTGGCAAACTCGAGTCCGATCCCATGATGAG TGACACCTACAAGATGGGCAAGTTCTCGCACTTCAACGACCAGCTTAACAACACACAACGCCGCTTCACCTACTTTGTGCCCAGGGACAAGGGCTGGCAGAAGACCGAGCTGGACTACCCATCGGCCCACAAGAAGCTCTTCATGCAAGACTTTGCCTATCAT TCCAAGTCAATCCTGGAGCGTCATTTGGCCATTTCGGATAAGGAGTACACCATGAAGGATCTGGTAAAGTTCTCGCAGGAATCGGGCAGCGTTGTCCTACCCACGTTCCGCGACTCCCTGAGCATTCgggtggaggaggaggctgGAC GCTATGTGATCATCTGGAACTACAAGAAGATCAACGTGTACCGGCCAGATGTGGAGTGCACCAACGGAATCATCCACGTCATCGACTATCCGCTCCTGGAGGAGAAGGATGTGGTCGTGGCCGGAGGTAGTTATTTGCCAGAATCAAGCATTTGCATCATCTTGGCCAACCTCATAATGATAACAGTAGCAAAGTTCTTGAACTAA
- the LOC108023212 gene encoding fasciclin-1 isoform X6: MNENAENGALRKFYEVIMDNGGAVLDDINSLSEVTILAPSNEAWNSSNINNVLRDRNKMRQILNMHIIKDRLNVDKIRQKNANLIAQVPTVNNNTFLYFNVRGEGTDTVITVEGGGVNATVIQADVAQTNGFVHIIDHVLGVPYTTVLGKLESDPMMSDTYKMGKFSHFNDQLNNTQRRFTYFVPRDKGWQKTELDYPSAHKKLFMQDFAYHSKSILERHLAISDKEYTMKDLVKFSQESGSVVLPTFRDSLSIRVEEEAGHLHDEYASHEWTGYVIIWNYKKINVYRPDVECTNGIIHVIDYPLLEEKDVVVAGGSYLPESSICIILANLIMITVAKFLN, from the exons ATGAAC GAGAATGCTGAGAACGGAGCTCTGCGAAAGTTCTACGAAGTTATCATGGACAATGGAGGAGCAGTTTTGGACGACATCAACAGCTTGTCGGAAGTGACTATTTTGGCACCCAGCAATGAGGCTTGGAACTCTTCCAATATCAACAATGTTCTGCG AGACCGCAACAAGATGAGGCAAATCTTGAACATGCACATCATCAAGGACCGCTTGAATGTGGATAAGATCAGGCAGAAGAATGCCAATTTG ATTGCTCAGGTGCCCACTGTCAACAACAACACCTTCCTGTACTTCAACGTCCGTGGTGAGGGAACGGATACCGTGATCACCGTTGAGGGAGGCGGCGTCAATGCCACCGTTATCCAGGCTGATGTGGCCCAGACCAATGGCTTTGTCCACATTATCGACCACGTCCTGGGCGTGCCTTACACAACAGTTCTTGGCAAACTCGAGTCCGATCCCATGATGAG TGACACCTACAAGATGGGCAAGTTCTCGCACTTCAACGACCAGCTTAACAACACACAACGCCGCTTCACCTACTTTGTGCCCAGGGACAAGGGCTGGCAGAAGACCGAGCTGGACTACCCATCGGCCCACAAGAAGCTCTTCATGCAAGACTTTGCCTATCAT TCCAAGTCAATCCTGGAGCGTCATTTGGCCATTTCGGATAAGGAGTACACCATGAAGGATCTGGTAAAGTTCTCGCAGGAATCGGGCAGCGTTGTCCTACCCACGTTCCGCGACTCCCTGAGCATTCgggtggaggaggaggctgGAC ATCTCCATGATGAGTATGCTAGTCACGAATGGACTG GCTATGTGATCATCTGGAACTACAAGAAGATCAACGTGTACCGGCCAGATGTGGAGTGCACCAACGGAATCATCCACGTCATCGACTATCCGCTCCTGGAGGAGAAGGATGTGGTCGTGGCCGGAGGTAGTTATTTGCCAGAATCAAGCATTTGCATCATCTTGGCCAACCTCATAATGATAACAGTAGCAAAGTTCTTGAACTAA